ATCCGGCTGCGGATCGTGGAGCTGGCGCAGCTCGGCATCCGGCCCTGCGACATCAGCCGCCAGCTCCGCGTCTCGCACGGCTGCGTCAGCAAGATCCTGGCCCGGTACAACGAGACCGGCTCCATCCTGCCCGGGGCCATCGGCGGCAGCAAGCCGCGGGTCACCACCCCCAACGTGGTCAAGCACATCCGAGACTACAAGCAGGGCGACCCCGGCATCTTCGCCTGGGAGATCCGCGACCGGCTGCTGGCGGACGGCGTCTGCGACAAGTACAACGTGCCCTCGGTCAGCTCCATCAGCAGGATCCTGCGCAACAAAATCGGCAGCCTCTCCCAGCCCGGCCCCTACGACGGCGGCAAGCAGCCCCCCCCGCAGCCCGCCCTGCCCTACAACCACATCTACCAGTACCCCTACCCCGGCCCCATGGCCTCGCCGGCCGCCAAGATGGGGGGTCACCCCGGCGCCCCCGTGGCGGCGGCCCACGTCAGCCTGCCCCGCTCCTGGCCCTCGGCCCACTCCGTCACCAACATCCTGGGCATCCGCACCTTCGTGGAGCAGACGGGTGGGTACCGCGCCCCGGCCCCCGGGCAGGGGGCACGGCCCGCTCCCCTCCCGGCCAGCAGCTCTTTCGtgggtgtcgtgtcccccccccgcgccgcgccggcgtggggttttgggtttttttttgggggggggggggggatgctgggggggagaTGTGTTTGTTTGATCGCCGCACCCCGCTCCGGCAGGACGGGGCGGCGGGGCCAGATGCGGCGAGGCTCAGACATCTTgaactttttatgaaaaatgtggaaaatattttcGTAGGGATGATAGATTGCCGACCGCAAATTCGGAGCCCTGAATTTCCctttgcaaaggagaaaaaaaaatagatggcaGGGGGGTAAAACAGGGGAGAAAACCAACCAACGGAGAGGAGaaagggggagaagaaggaggcgAGCCACCGCAGAAAAGGGGCACGGCGCTCCCGGGGACCTCTCCGAGAAATTGCCCTGCTTTCCTTAAAAATCAAGCCGGGGAGGAGGAATCGAGGAGCGTGGCGGGGCGGCTGTGGCCGGGGCTCCGGGCGGCCGCGGGAGGCGAGGGGAGcgccggcagcgcccggccccgAGCCCCGGGCTGGGGGCGACGGGGACGTGgcgcacgggggggggggggtgttagcgCGGGGGTGGGAGTCCTTTTATCCTTCCAATAGCCCGAGTAAATCAACCGCATGCGTTTGCCTCCGTGCAAtcatttatctttaaaattcCGATGTCACTTTTATAAATCTCCTTCGTCAGAAGAGAAATTGGGCCTCCTAAATTATCGGGAGCATGGAATTgaccggggggggggagagccgagggacagggttttgggggggggggggggggtgcgcagCCTCTCCCCGCGGTGGGGTACCAAACCCGGGTGCACCTAATTTCGGCTGTCAGGACCGAGCCTTTCCCGGGCCCCGCTGTGTCCCCGGATGCCGGCGGAGAGGGGGAGGCGAGGCGgatctgtgccccccccccccccccgccccccgcatcgGTTTATAAGAAGAGGCACTTGCAAAACCgcgcttcccccccgccccgtttcaCCCCAGTCCCCGCTCCGGGGGACAAAACCTGCTCGGGCCGCGGCCgggtccggggagggggggaatggaGGGGCGAATGCTAACGCTAACGGAGCCGCCGCGCTCTCCTCCCCAGGGGCTCTGGCTGGCACAGAGGGGTCTGCCTACCCCCCCAAAATGGAAGACTGGCCCAGCGTCAACAGGACGGCCTTCCCCCCGGCCCAGGCAGTGAACGGCATCGACAAGGCTGCCATGGAAGGAGATATCAAATACCCGCAGGTAACTgccgggggatggggggggggggggggcaggacgggacaaggcggggggggggggggttggggggcgaCGGCGATTTCCCGTTGCTCCCATGCCCCCTCCGCCCGGGCTCCGCACCGCCGCGgccagctcccccctccccgtccccgaaGGGGCAGCCCCTACCCCCGGAGCCGGGCGGGTTGTGTTGAGCCCCCGCTGGCGTTCGGCGGTGCCCACTCCCCGCACAGCCACGCTTCCCCGCGTACCCTACGTGTCTCTTTGTGCCTGTCCCCAGCCCGCCCCGGGGCTCTCCTCGGTGGGCAGCTTCCTCCCGGCCTGCGCCTACCCCCCCTCCAACCAGCACGGCGTCTAcggcgggccggccggcggcTACATCCCCCCGGGCCACCCCTGGCAGCCGCAGGGTAGCCCCTTGGCCCACCACGGGCCCGGCGTGGCGGTGCACGGCGGCGACCTGGCCACGGCGATGGCGTTCAAGCAGCCCGGGAGGGAAGGTGAGccgggggctgggagggggggggggggggggatggcgggggggggacgcGGCGGCGGCCCCCTCCGGGGCCTCGGCGGGAGAGGAGCGGCGGGGGCTACGGGACTCCATGCGGGTCCCCCCACCTTTGGCTGAGGTTACCTCGCTGACTATCTTAAATATCCATAATATTTctccgccccccccgccccaacccggccccgccgggccggcggcTGCCGCCCGCCGGTGCGagcccccccggtgccccccgccgCAGTATTCGATGGGTCCCGGTCCagaccccccccacctccccgcccaGAGCCTTCCCGCCCGGCCTCAGCCCGAACATCGGGACTCTAAACCGGGAGTCCGTTTTCCTCGTCATTTGCGCTGGAAATCGCCCGGGAAGCGGGAGGTTTTAGGGCGAATCCTCCGCTttcaacgccccccccccccctcccctcatcCCGGGAATTTGCGGGACGGGTCAGGACCCGCGGCCCCTCCGCACGTCGGAGGCCTTTCCCCAGTTCCTCCGCGTATTAACAAcgagaaagagaggagaaaaagagggacTAAGGGCATCCGTCTTCCCGCGGAGCCGTGCAGGTAGTGCGGAAGGCAGAGATCTCGACTAGGAATTATTAACGTTATAAATGCCCCGGCGCGGGCAGCATTTAaagataccccccccccccccccccgagactcAGATGGGCTTGAGCTGAACGTATATACTCGAGGCGGTTAATTGGGACGTTTCTTTTATCTCCCGCTAATTATTTCGGTTCATCGATGGAAGCTTTATTTCCTCGGTGGGCGGTTTCGTTTTAAAAATCCCGACTCATCTGTTCTGGGTATAAAAACCCCATCGATATCTTTCTCCTTTTTCGTGGTATTAGACTTTCTATTCTTTTTCACATTCGCAATTAACTTCCCGCTTATTAGTCCATTTCTTTATTGTaggttttctggggttttattttttttttttttttttttttatacgaTCCTTTACCGCTTCTAACTACGGCAACCTGCTGCGAGTTATAACATCAGCTGTCCCGGGGATGAGTTATTGCGAGTATCAATGGGTGAAAATAGATGATTGTAAAccaattatttgaaaaattagaGAAACGGAGCGCGAGAAAgcgagggagagagaggaaaggaaaagaaagaaaaagaaagaaaaggagatagagagaaagaaggaaagaaaaaaggaaggaaagaaaacgaACGAACGAAGGAGGAAAGGTGACCTGCGCGTATTTAGTATATTTTTCGAGGTATTGTAAGTGACTTGGAGCTTGATTTTTCTGCCTTGCCAATCTTCAAGCTGTCTCTGCCGAAAGGCCTACAGACTTTCTTGAAACGTTtgtagttttttggttttgcatatttttttctttccttttattttctccccccccccccccgcccccttttcttttaaaagctttttttttttctcttttaattccaTCGCGATCGGTTTTCTGGTTCCGCTACGTACCTGGGGCAACCCAAATATCGAAATATCCGGCCAaacgcccccccccgcccccggccccgagCGGGGGGAGGCCGGAGGAGGACGGGCGGtcgcccggcgggggggggggagcggcggggtgGGCTGGCGGCCCCGCACCGCTCCCGAGGCGGCCGGGGCCCCGCGGCCCCCGGTACCCGCATCgcgggggggcgagggggagaggcagtgggaggggaaagtgacagagagagaaggaaagaaagaaggagacaaggaaggaaataaagaagGCGAGAGGGAAATTAATGACAATCTCAGCCCGGCAATTTCGCCCTCCAGTTCAGAGCTTTTCCGATGTCACAGCCGGTAGTTTCCCAGAAAAACCTCCCTGCTTATCCCAATGCCTGCAGCAGCCCCGGGACGCTTCGTgtcccgctccccccgccccccgaagGCCCCTGCGGGGCCGATGCGGGGGGATACAGGGGGCCTGGTCCAGCCTTGGGCCCTGCACCGTGATGCGTcccagggctgggctgtgcctgggatgaactggggctggggagaagcTCAAGAGGAGTTTTCCTACAGCTGGCAgag
This genomic window from Accipiter gentilis chromosome 5, bAccGen1.1, whole genome shotgun sequence contains:
- the PAX1 gene encoding paired box protein Pax-1, with the translated sequence MEHTYGEVNQLGGVFVNGRPLPNAIRLRIVELAQLGIRPCDISRQLRVSHGCVSKILARYNETGSILPGAIGGSKPRVTTPNVVKHIRDYKQGDPGIFAWEIRDRLLADGVCDKYNVPSVSSISRILRNKIGSLSQPGPYDGGKQPPPQPALPYNHIYQYPYPGPMASPAAKMGGHPGAPVAAAHVSLPRSWPSAHSVTNILGIRTFVEQTGALAGTEGSAYPPKMEDWPSVNRTAFPPAQAVNGIDKAAMEGDIKYPQPAPGLSSVGSFLPACAYPPSNQHGVYGGPAGGYIPPGHPWQPQGSPLAHHGPGVAVHGGDLATAMAFKQPGREVVDRKPASPVGKSPDPLNTIHGLSIPASSS